One genomic window of Streptomyces sp. WP-1 includes the following:
- a CDS encoding ScbR family autoregulator-binding transcription factor, whose protein sequence is MQDRARTTRRSLLEAAAQLFAEQGYAGTSVNDISARSGRTSGAVYFHYASKEGIALAVVQHRFATWPQLTARYADAAVPPVQRLVALSYDIARALAEDPLTRAGARLWAERATIDAPLPDPFALWTAAATRLLAEARNAGDLAKHVRPAPTARTLVRAFFGLCSLTEALEGAATVSDRLTDWWQLTLPSLGAAPGIHPWDGTPAGE, encoded by the coding sequence TTGCAGGATCGGGCCAGGACAACCCGCAGATCACTTCTGGAAGCGGCCGCCCAGCTCTTCGCCGAACAGGGATACGCGGGCACGAGCGTCAACGACATAAGCGCCCGGTCCGGCCGGACCAGCGGCGCCGTCTACTTCCACTACGCCAGCAAGGAGGGCATCGCCCTCGCCGTCGTCCAGCACCGCTTCGCCACCTGGCCGCAGCTCACCGCGCGCTACGCGGACGCGGCCGTCCCCCCGGTCCAGCGGCTCGTCGCGCTCAGCTACGACATCGCCCGCGCCCTCGCCGAGGATCCGCTGACGCGCGCCGGCGCACGCCTGTGGGCCGAGCGCGCCACCATCGACGCCCCCCTGCCCGACCCCTTCGCGCTGTGGACCGCCGCCGCCACCCGGCTGCTCGCCGAGGCCCGCAACGCCGGTGACCTGGCGAAACACGTACGCCCCGCGCCCACCGCCCGGACCCTGGTGCGCGCGTTCTTCGGGCTGTGCTCCCTCACCGAGGCGCTGGAGGGCGCGGCCACCGTCAGCGACCGGCTCACCGACTGGTGGCAGCTGACCCTGCCCTCCCTCGGGGCCGCCCCGGGAATTCACCCGTGGGACGGCACCCCGGCGGGTGAGTGA
- a CDS encoding HAD family phosphatase, whose amino-acid sequence MTPHARPLLDWSPEAVVFDCDGTLMDSERHWVEARSLAFREFGLQAPPGFAEQAKGMHYEECGRLMADSVHKPELAAGLTGALLDHFLELVTDDPVTMPGAAQLVRTLSGRLPLAVASNCPMVVVEGSLERAGLRTHFEHIVVPETGDSVRPKPWPDVYLLAARLCGVPPLRALAVEDSLTGVESAHRAGLRVLGVGPRPAGDGAKRADLWLPSLREPELLTWAETHVTGAPEAD is encoded by the coding sequence GTGACCCCTCATGCCCGCCCTCTGCTCGACTGGTCGCCCGAGGCCGTCGTCTTCGACTGCGACGGCACCCTGATGGACAGCGAACGCCATTGGGTGGAGGCCCGCAGTCTGGCCTTCCGGGAGTTCGGCCTCCAGGCACCGCCCGGGTTCGCCGAGCAGGCCAAGGGCATGCACTACGAGGAGTGCGGCCGCCTGATGGCGGACTCGGTGCACAAGCCCGAGCTGGCGGCCGGCCTCACGGGAGCGCTCCTCGACCACTTCCTGGAGCTGGTCACCGACGACCCGGTCACCATGCCGGGCGCCGCCCAGCTCGTACGGACGCTGTCCGGGCGGCTGCCGCTGGCGGTCGCCAGCAACTGCCCGATGGTGGTGGTCGAGGGCAGCCTCGAACGGGCCGGGCTGCGCACGCACTTCGAGCACATCGTCGTCCCCGAGACCGGGGATTCCGTACGACCCAAACCCTGGCCGGACGTGTACCTGCTGGCGGCCCGGCTGTGCGGGGTGCCCCCGCTCAGGGCGCTCGCCGTCGAGGACTCCCTGACCGGGGTGGAGTCCGCCCACCGCGCCGGACTGCGGGTGCTCGGGGTCGGCCCCCGGCCCGCCGGGGACGGTGCGAAACGGGCCGACCTGTGGCTGCCGTCGCTGCGCGAACCGGAGCTGCTCACCTGGGCGGAGACCCACGTCACCGGGGCGCCGGAAGCGGACTGA
- a CDS encoding dihydrodipicolinate synthase family protein produces MTFPAPLTGVVPPVCTPLTPEREVDVPSLLRLVDHLVGAGVHGLFVLGSTSEAAFLTDAQRRRVVEAVAGHVGGRLPVLAGVIDMTTPRVLDQVRAVTAAGAEAVVVTAPFYARTHPSEIVHHYRRIAALSPVPVVAYDIPVAVHTKLPPELVLGLAGDGVLAGIKDSSGDLAAFRELVTGARAHPGFAVLTGSELIADAALALGADGAVPGLANVDPHGYVRLYRQCRAGDWEGARAEQDRLCALFGLTGAGDPARMGGSSSALGAFKAALHLRGVIDCPVTAEPQVPLSGEEREKVAKYLASAGLL; encoded by the coding sequence ATGACCTTCCCCGCCCCGCTCACCGGAGTCGTCCCGCCCGTCTGCACGCCCCTGACGCCCGAGCGCGAGGTCGATGTGCCCTCGCTGCTGCGACTCGTGGACCATCTCGTGGGCGCGGGGGTGCACGGGCTGTTCGTGCTCGGCTCGACCTCCGAGGCGGCCTTCCTCACGGACGCCCAGCGGCGCCGGGTGGTGGAGGCGGTCGCGGGGCACGTGGGCGGCCGGCTGCCGGTGCTGGCCGGGGTGATCGACATGACGACCCCGAGGGTCCTGGACCAGGTCCGTGCGGTCACGGCGGCGGGCGCGGAGGCGGTCGTGGTCACCGCGCCGTTCTACGCCCGCACGCACCCCTCGGAGATCGTCCACCACTACCGCCGGATCGCCGCCCTGAGCCCGGTGCCGGTGGTCGCCTACGACATCCCGGTCGCCGTGCACACCAAGCTGCCCCCCGAGCTGGTGCTGGGGCTCGCCGGGGACGGGGTGCTGGCCGGGATCAAGGACTCCAGCGGGGACCTGGCGGCCTTCCGCGAGCTGGTCACCGGGGCCCGCGCCCACCCCGGTTTCGCCGTGCTGACCGGCTCCGAGCTGATCGCCGACGCCGCGCTCGCGCTGGGCGCGGACGGGGCGGTGCCGGGGCTGGCCAATGTCGATCCGCACGGGTACGTACGGCTCTACCGGCAGTGCCGGGCGGGCGACTGGGAGGGGGCGCGGGCCGAACAGGACCGGCTGTGCGCGCTGTTCGGGCTGACCGGGGCGGGGGATCCGGCGCGGATGGGCGGCAGCTCCTCGGCGCTGGGCGCGTTCAAGGCGGCCCTGCATCTGCGGGGCGTGATCGACTGCCCGGTCACCGCGGAGCCGCAGGTGCCGCTGTCGGGCGAGGAGAGGGAGAAGGTCGCCAAGTACCTCGCCTCGGCGGGGCTGTTGTAG
- a CDS encoding oligopeptide/dipeptide ABC transporter ATP-binding protein: MAEAPVVEVRGVHVVHKARTGGLFARDRVYALTGADLAVAAGETVGVVGESGCGKSTLAKVLIGVERPVAGTVAFRGRDLWAMPGAERRTTVGAGTGMIFQDPATALNRRLTVRRVLRDPLDVHERGTRVQREARVRELMGLVGLPRGLAEALPGQLSGGQRQRVAIARALALDPALVVADEPTSALDVSVRAQILNLLLDLKDRLGLALVFVSHDIQTVRRMSDRVVTMYLGRIVEETPADRVTGRARHPYTRALFSATPGLLHPVDPIPLAGPVPSATRPPSGCPFRTRCWRADAVCAQVMPDFSAASHPAHRYRCHHPVEEDLSTRDLTRRSRE; encoded by the coding sequence CTGGCGGAAGCTCCCGTCGTGGAGGTGCGGGGTGTGCACGTGGTGCACAAGGCGCGCACCGGGGGGCTGTTCGCCCGGGACCGGGTGTACGCGCTGACCGGCGCCGATCTCGCGGTGGCGGCCGGTGAGACGGTGGGGGTCGTCGGCGAGTCGGGGTGTGGGAAGTCGACGCTGGCGAAGGTGCTCATCGGGGTGGAGCGGCCGGTCGCGGGGACGGTGGCGTTCCGGGGGCGGGACCTGTGGGCGATGCCGGGCGCCGAGCGGCGGACCACGGTCGGCGCGGGCACCGGCATGATCTTCCAGGACCCCGCGACCGCCCTGAACCGGCGGCTCACCGTCCGCCGTGTCCTGCGCGATCCACTGGATGTGCACGAGCGCGGCACCCGGGTCCAGCGGGAGGCACGGGTGCGGGAGCTGATGGGTCTGGTGGGGCTGCCCCGGGGGCTCGCGGAGGCGCTTCCCGGGCAGTTGTCCGGCGGCCAGCGCCAGCGCGTCGCCATCGCCCGCGCGCTCGCCCTGGACCCGGCGCTGGTCGTCGCCGACGAGCCGACCAGCGCGCTGGACGTGTCGGTGCGCGCGCAGATCCTCAATCTGCTGCTCGACCTCAAGGACCGGCTCGGGCTCGCGCTGGTGTTCGTCTCGCACGACATCCAGACGGTACGGCGGATGAGCGACCGGGTGGTCACCATGTACCTGGGCCGGATCGTGGAGGAGACCCCGGCGGACCGGGTGACCGGCCGGGCCCGGCACCCGTACACCCGTGCCCTGTTCTCGGCCACCCCCGGGCTGCTGCACCCCGTCGACCCGATCCCGCTGGCCGGCCCGGTGCCGTCGGCGACCCGGCCGCCGAGCGGCTGCCCCTTCCGCACCCGGTGCTGGAGGGCGGACGCGGTGTGCGCACAGGTGATGCCGGACTTCTCGGCCGCGTCGCACCCGGCGCACCGCTACCGCTGTCACCATCCTGTGGAGGAGGACCTGTCGACCCGCGACCTCACCCGCAGGAGCCGTGAATGA
- a CDS encoding dipeptide/oligopeptide/nickel ABC transporter permease/ATP-binding protein, whose product MISRAELAARLSGPRARPRGRRRLPPLSALAVCFLALVVLVALLAPLLAPDDPLDQQDPVGGTGHPSAAHWMGQDSLGRDILSRLMYGARWSLAIGLGATGLALVVGAVLGAVAATSRKAVDETLMRCLDVVMAFPGIALAAVLVAVFGGGIGVLICAIAFLFTPPVARVVRANVLDQYGEDYVTAERVIGARTPHIVLRHVAVNCAAPVLVFCTVQVAEAIVFEASLSFIGAGVRPPDPSWGSVIADGKNMVLTGGWWATVFPGLLILLTVLALNILSEGVSDAWAAPAPREVGAADEPGEQAGSGEVLPLPGLAEAARGLRARARPPVDRTGPPALAVEDLAIGFPGRHRGVDIVAGVGFEVYPGEVLGLVGESGCGKSLTALTVMGLQPPGARVRGRVRFRQRDLLAEPARARRKLLGHEMAMVHQDALSSLNPAMTVRAQLKQLVRRGGRRGPGELLALVGLDPERTLRSYPHELSGGQRQRVLIAMALSRDPSLIIADEPTTALDVTVQAQVMELLLRLRAELGFALVLVSHDLALVADVTDRVVVMYGGQIVESGVTAELVGAPAHHYSRGLLGSVLSLESAARRMTQIRGVVPAPADFPPGCRFAGRCPRASEVCHTRAPALTGPATHTVACHHPAPADSEEAVQ is encoded by the coding sequence ATGATCTCCCGCGCCGAACTCGCCGCACGGCTCTCCGGCCCCCGGGCGAGGCCGCGCGGCCGGCGCCGGCTGCCGCCGCTGTCCGCACTGGCCGTCTGCTTCCTCGCGCTCGTCGTCCTCGTCGCCCTCCTCGCGCCCCTGCTCGCCCCCGACGACCCGCTCGACCAGCAGGACCCGGTGGGCGGCACCGGGCATCCGTCCGCCGCGCACTGGATGGGCCAGGACAGCCTGGGCCGGGACATCCTCAGCCGGCTGATGTACGGCGCCCGGTGGTCGCTGGCGATCGGGCTCGGCGCCACCGGGCTCGCCCTGGTCGTCGGGGCGGTCCTCGGCGCGGTCGCGGCGACCTCGCGCAAGGCGGTCGACGAGACGCTGATGCGCTGCCTGGACGTGGTGATGGCGTTCCCGGGGATCGCGCTGGCCGCCGTGCTCGTCGCCGTGTTCGGGGGCGGGATCGGCGTGCTGATCTGCGCCATCGCCTTCCTGTTCACCCCGCCGGTGGCACGCGTCGTACGGGCGAACGTGCTCGATCAGTACGGCGAGGACTATGTCACCGCGGAACGGGTGATCGGCGCCCGCACCCCGCACATCGTGCTGCGTCATGTGGCCGTCAACTGCGCAGCCCCGGTCCTGGTGTTCTGCACCGTGCAGGTCGCCGAGGCGATCGTGTTCGAGGCGTCGCTGTCCTTCATCGGGGCGGGGGTACGGCCCCCGGACCCGTCGTGGGGCAGTGTCATCGCGGACGGCAAGAACATGGTGCTGACCGGGGGCTGGTGGGCGACCGTCTTCCCCGGGCTGCTGATCCTGCTGACCGTGCTCGCGCTGAACATCCTCTCCGAGGGCGTCTCGGACGCGTGGGCCGCTCCGGCGCCCCGGGAGGTCGGGGCGGCCGACGAGCCCGGGGAGCAGGCGGGTTCGGGCGAGGTGCTGCCGCTGCCCGGTCTCGCCGAGGCCGCCCGGGGGCTGCGCGCCCGCGCCCGGCCGCCGGTGGACCGCACCGGGCCGCCCGCGCTCGCCGTGGAGGACCTGGCCATCGGGTTCCCCGGCCGGCACCGGGGCGTGGACATCGTCGCCGGGGTCGGCTTCGAGGTGTACCCCGGTGAAGTGCTGGGCCTGGTCGGCGAGTCGGGGTGCGGGAAGTCGCTGACCGCGCTCACCGTCATGGGGCTGCAACCGCCCGGCGCCCGGGTGCGCGGCCGGGTCCGCTTCCGGCAGCGCGACCTGCTCGCCGAACCGGCCCGTGCCCGGCGGAAGTTGCTGGGGCACGAGATGGCGATGGTCCACCAGGACGCCCTGTCCTCCCTGAACCCGGCCATGACCGTCCGCGCCCAGCTCAAGCAGCTGGTACGGCGCGGAGGGCGGCGCGGTCCGGGCGAACTGCTGGCCCTCGTCGGCCTCGATCCCGAGCGCACCCTGCGCAGCTATCCGCACGAGCTGTCCGGCGGGCAGCGGCAGCGGGTGCTGATCGCCATGGCCCTGTCCCGCGATCCGAGCCTGATCATCGCCGACGAGCCGACGACCGCGCTGGACGTCACCGTGCAGGCCCAGGTGATGGAGCTGCTGCTGCGGCTGCGCGCGGAACTGGGCTTCGCGCTGGTCCTGGTCTCGCACGATCTGGCGCTGGTCGCGGATGTCACCGACCGGGTGGTGGTGATGTACGGCGGGCAGATCGTGGAGAGCGGGGTGACCGCGGAGCTGGTGGGGGCCCCGGCCCACCACTACTCGCGGGGGCTGCTCGGCAGCGTGCTCTCGCTGGAGTCCGCCGCGCGGCGGATGACCCAGATCCGGGGCGTCGTACCGGCCCCCGCCGACTTCCCGCCGGGCTGCCGCTTCGCCGGCCGCTGCCCACGGGCGAGCGAGGTGTGCCACACCCGGGCCCCGGCCCTCACGGGCCCCGCCACACACACGGTCGCCTGCCACCACCCGGCCCCGGCCGACAGCGAGGAGGCCGTCCAGTGA
- a CDS encoding ABC transporter permease encodes MTAVVRILLRRIALLVPLMLGIVLFVFLVMRFSDVDPASAFFQGANPTPRQLHEFRERNGLLDPLPLRYVHFVGALLHGDLGTSALTRAPVADQVTTALPLTLQLTFLGLGFAAVLALAGGVTAAVYRGRLLDQAIRVVSLIGVAAPGFWLALLMIQYLAVDRGWFPTGGYINPADSVTGWLKTMALPALALSLPVAAQLTRIVRTSVVEELDKDYVRTAIGGGLPPWVVVGRNVLRNALVNPLTVLGLRVGYLLGGAVVIETVFSLPGMGKLMIDAVQNGDPAVVQGVVLTTATGFVVVNLVIDILYLLVNPRLRAA; translated from the coding sequence ATGACGGCCGTCGTCCGTATCCTGCTGCGCCGGATCGCCCTGCTGGTGCCGCTGATGCTGGGGATCGTGCTCTTCGTGTTCCTGGTGATGCGGTTCTCGGACGTCGACCCGGCCTCCGCCTTCTTCCAGGGCGCCAACCCGACCCCGCGGCAGCTGCACGAATTCCGGGAGCGCAACGGCCTGCTGGACCCGCTGCCCCTGCGGTACGTCCATTTCGTCGGCGCCCTGCTGCACGGCGACCTCGGCACCAGCGCCCTCACCCGCGCCCCCGTCGCCGACCAGGTCACCACCGCGCTCCCCCTCACCCTCCAACTGACCTTCCTGGGCCTCGGGTTCGCGGCCGTCCTGGCGCTCGCGGGCGGGGTGACCGCCGCCGTGTACCGGGGCCGGCTCTTGGACCAGGCCATCCGGGTCGTCTCGCTGATCGGCGTCGCCGCGCCCGGCTTCTGGCTGGCGCTGCTGATGATCCAGTACCTGGCGGTGGACCGGGGCTGGTTCCCGACCGGCGGCTACATCAACCCGGCCGACTCCGTCACCGGCTGGCTGAAGACCATGGCGCTGCCCGCCCTCGCGCTGTCCCTGCCGGTGGCCGCGCAGCTGACCCGGATCGTGCGCACCTCGGTGGTGGAGGAGCTGGACAAGGACTATGTGCGCACCGCGATCGGCGGCGGGCTGCCGCCCTGGGTCGTCGTCGGGCGCAACGTCCTCAGGAACGCCCTGGTCAACCCGCTGACCGTGCTCGGTCTGCGGGTCGGCTATCTGCTGGGCGGCGCCGTCGTGATCGAGACGGTCTTCTCGCTGCCGGGGATGGGGAAGCTGATGATCGACGCCGTGCAGAACGGCGATCCCGCGGTGGTCCAGGGCGTCGTCCTGACCACGGCCACCGGGTTCGTCGTCGTCAACCTCGTGATCGACATCCTGTATCTGCTGGTCAACCCCCGGCTGCGGGCGGCCTGA
- a CDS encoding ABC transporter substrate-binding protein, protein MREDVIRDVAAPGRRALLVGGGAVGVAAALPGLGACSAGPQSTNDTGSGGSGKDRTLTAVIGYGNDGSWDPTQTASAFSMAANNHVYEGLLDTDPITRVPYPALGTEVPKDPGATSWHFRLRPGATFHDGKPVTADDVVFVFDRILDPKTQTLAKGFFESWLEGVRKTGGDSVELVLKFPFPDGLSRLTLAKIMPEHVFGRPGAWDDAIKGLAVGSGPYRQTAHHPKSNTTFEAFDGYNGPRRPAFRKMNWLTIVDAAPRVARISGTGAGAQIADNIPYANISRLEQGGLKVAGGAGMNNLFLMFDTQHKPFDDVRVRQALHYAIDKEKMVEVALKGHGRAASSFLDQGNPSYRRARTVYDHDPDKAKALLRAAGVTGLSINLLAVNVSWIVDCLPTIKASWDAIGVRTTLAPQETTAVFTKMDQRQDYQVVAAASDPNQFGLDADLIMHYNYGPQNLWMRYTRWAGHPVAKRLFTDMDRATREPDPARKKAMVQDCIDVVAEQAVLYPVVHNELMTAWDPRLLTGIRAQPYPGINLLQAKWA, encoded by the coding sequence GTGCGTGAGGACGTGATCCGCGATGTGGCGGCCCCGGGCCGGCGGGCCCTGCTCGTGGGGGGCGGGGCGGTCGGGGTGGCCGCCGCGCTGCCCGGCCTCGGTGCCTGTTCCGCGGGGCCGCAGTCCACGAACGACACCGGGAGCGGAGGCAGCGGCAAGGACCGGACGCTGACCGCCGTGATCGGGTACGGCAACGACGGCAGCTGGGATCCGACGCAGACGGCGTCGGCGTTCTCGATGGCGGCCAACAACCATGTCTACGAAGGGTTGTTGGACACCGATCCGATCACCCGGGTGCCCTATCCCGCGCTCGGTACCGAGGTGCCGAAGGACCCCGGCGCCACCTCCTGGCACTTCCGGCTGCGACCCGGCGCCACCTTTCACGACGGCAAGCCCGTCACCGCCGACGACGTCGTCTTCGTGTTCGACCGGATCCTCGACCCGAAGACCCAGACCCTCGCCAAGGGGTTCTTCGAGAGCTGGCTGGAAGGGGTCAGGAAGACCGGCGGTGACAGCGTCGAGCTCGTGCTCAAGTTCCCCTTCCCGGACGGGCTTTCGCGGCTCACGCTCGCCAAGATCATGCCCGAGCACGTGTTCGGGCGGCCCGGCGCCTGGGACGACGCGATCAAGGGGCTGGCGGTGGGATCGGGGCCGTACCGGCAGACCGCGCATCACCCGAAGTCCAATACGACGTTCGAGGCGTTCGACGGCTACAACGGCCCCCGCAGGCCCGCGTTCCGGAAGATGAACTGGCTGACCATCGTGGACGCCGCCCCCCGCGTCGCCAGGATCTCCGGGACCGGCGCGGGCGCGCAGATCGCGGACAACATCCCGTACGCCAACATCAGCAGGCTCGAACAGGGCGGCCTCAAGGTCGCCGGCGGCGCCGGGATGAACAACCTGTTCCTGATGTTCGACACACAGCACAAGCCCTTCGACGACGTCCGGGTACGCCAGGCCCTGCACTACGCCATCGACAAGGAGAAGATGGTCGAGGTCGCGCTCAAGGGACACGGAAGGGCCGCCTCCTCCTTCCTCGACCAGGGAAACCCGTCGTACCGGCGGGCCAGGACCGTGTACGACCACGACCCGGACAAGGCGAAGGCGCTGCTGAGAGCCGCGGGCGTCACCGGGCTCAGCATCAACCTCCTGGCTGTCAACGTCAGCTGGATCGTGGACTGCCTGCCGACCATCAAGGCGTCCTGGGACGCGATCGGCGTCCGCACCACCCTGGCGCCGCAGGAGACCACCGCCGTCTTCACCAAGATGGATCAGCGGCAGGACTACCAAGTCGTCGCCGCGGCCTCCGACCCCAACCAGTTCGGGCTCGACGCCGACCTGATCATGCACTACAACTACGGGCCCCAGAACCTCTGGATGCGGTACACCCGCTGGGCCGGCCACCCCGTCGCCAAGCGGCTCTTCACGGACATGGACCGCGCCACCCGGGAGCCGGACCCCGCGCGGAAGAAGGCGATGGTCCAGGACTGCATCGACGTCGTCGCCGAACAGGCCGTGCTCTACCCGGTCGTCCACAACGAGCTGATGACCGCCTGGGACCCCCGCCTGCTCACCGGGATAAGGGCGCAGCCGTACCCGGGGATCAACCTGCTCCAGGCCAAGTGGGCCTGA
- a CDS encoding helix-turn-helix domain-containing protein, whose product MAVEMRRERGFNQAQVAERMGVSKGRVSQIESGQVAGTEVVARYVEALGKSLVMVAVFADGELRKVG is encoded by the coding sequence GTGGCGGTGGAGATGAGGCGGGAGCGGGGCTTCAACCAGGCTCAGGTCGCCGAGCGCATGGGCGTGAGCAAGGGGCGGGTCTCGCAGATCGAGAGTGGGCAGGTGGCCGGGACGGAGGTCGTCGCCCGGTACGTCGAGGCGTTGGGCAAAAGCCTGGTGATGGTGGCGGTGTTCGCGGACGGGGAGCTGCGCAAGGTCGGGTGA
- a CDS encoding NAD(P)/FAD-dependent oxidoreductase, which translates to MTHDKHVPIAIIGAGLGGLTAARVLRVHGIEATIFEAEASAAARTQGGMLDIHEENGQRALHSAGLHDAFRELIHEGGQAMRLVGSDGTVHVSREDDGAGGRPEVDRGALRDLLLDSLPQGTVRWGAKVTGARGLGGGRHEVTFADGSTVTTDLLIGADGAWSRIRPLVSSARPAYTGISFVETDLLDADTRHPRSAALIGGGFFISLGDGRGFLAHRETDGSLHVYTAVKADEGWLGTIDFGDTAAAKAAVLAGFEGWDEGLRRLVADADGPLTPRHIHALPAGHRWDRVPGVTLLGDAAHLMSPFAGEGANLAMYDGALLAEAIAAHPDDRELALTAYESALFPRSETSATESAANLTSMFSENGLTEMLTFFTSDPSAM; encoded by the coding sequence GTGACACACGACAAGCACGTCCCCATCGCGATCATCGGCGCGGGACTCGGCGGTCTGACGGCCGCCCGGGTCCTGCGGGTGCACGGGATCGAGGCGACGATCTTCGAGGCGGAGGCGTCCGCGGCGGCGCGTACGCAGGGCGGGATGCTCGACATCCACGAGGAGAACGGGCAGCGGGCGCTGCACTCCGCCGGCCTCCATGACGCGTTCCGGGAGCTGATCCACGAGGGCGGCCAGGCGATGCGGCTGGTCGGCTCCGACGGCACCGTGCATGTGTCCCGGGAGGACGACGGCGCGGGCGGCCGCCCGGAGGTGGACCGCGGCGCCCTGCGCGATCTGCTGCTGGACTCGCTGCCGCAGGGCACGGTCCGCTGGGGCGCCAAGGTGACCGGGGCGCGGGGCCTCGGCGGGGGGCGTCACGAGGTGACGTTCGCCGACGGTTCGACCGTCACGACCGATCTGCTGATCGGCGCGGACGGCGCGTGGTCCCGGATCAGGCCGCTGGTGTCGTCCGCGCGGCCCGCGTACACGGGGATCTCCTTCGTGGAGACGGATCTGCTGGACGCCGACACCCGCCATCCGCGCAGCGCGGCGCTGATCGGCGGCGGGTTCTTCATCAGCCTGGGCGACGGGCGCGGCTTCCTGGCGCACCGGGAGACCGACGGGAGCCTGCACGTCTACACGGCGGTGAAGGCGGACGAGGGCTGGCTCGGCACGATCGACTTCGGGGACACGGCGGCCGCGAAGGCGGCGGTGCTGGCGGGCTTCGAGGGCTGGGACGAGGGTCTGCGGAGGCTGGTCGCGGACGCCGACGGCCCGCTCACGCCGCGCCACATCCACGCCCTGCCCGCCGGCCACCGCTGGGACCGGGTCCCGGGGGTGACCCTGCTGGGCGACGCCGCCCACCTGATGTCCCCCTTCGCGGGCGAGGGCGCCAACCTGGCCATGTACGACGGCGCGCTGCTCGCCGAGGCCATCGCCGCGCATCCGGACGACCGCGAACTCGCCCTGACCGCCTACGAGTCGGCCCTCTTCCCCCGCAGCGAGACCTCCGCCACCGAGTCCGCGGCCAACCTGACCTCGATGTTCAGCGAAAACGGCCTGACCGAAATGCTGACCTTCTTCACGTCCGACCCATCGGCGATGTGA
- a CDS encoding TetR/AcrR family transcriptional regulator, with product MAVRREPASRRERPAKPALTRQGIVDTAVRLMRAEGLEKVTMRRLAQELDTGPASLYVYVANTAELHAAVLDALLGEVDLVAEGAGEDWRERLRAVLASYTRVLFTHPQLARSALVARPSGENYLRLLERILELLSRSGAAREQVAWGVDKLLQDATAAAAEHATQAHDPAHADDWDALARALHSVSRATHPAIEAHMPMLLGGAVPDRMRWSFDVLVNGITRTPVPAPADRAD from the coding sequence ATGGCAGTGAGAAGAGAGCCGGCCAGTCGCAGGGAGCGTCCCGCGAAGCCCGCGCTGACCCGGCAGGGCATCGTGGACACCGCCGTACGGCTCATGCGCGCCGAAGGGCTGGAGAAGGTCACCATGCGCCGGCTGGCGCAGGAGCTGGACACCGGCCCGGCCTCGCTGTACGTGTACGTGGCCAACACCGCCGAGCTGCACGCGGCCGTACTGGACGCGCTGCTCGGCGAGGTCGACCTGGTGGCGGAGGGCGCCGGGGAGGACTGGCGGGAGCGGCTGCGGGCCGTGCTCGCGTCGTACACCCGCGTCCTGTTCACGCATCCGCAGCTCGCGCGGTCGGCCCTCGTCGCGCGGCCCAGCGGCGAGAACTACCTGCGGCTGCTGGAGCGGATCCTGGAGCTGCTCTCCCGCAGCGGGGCCGCGCGCGAGCAGGTCGCGTGGGGCGTCGACAAGCTGCTCCAGGACGCGACGGCGGCGGCGGCCGAGCACGCCACGCAGGCGCACGATCCCGCCCACGCGGACGACTGGGACGCCCTCGCCCGCGCCCTGCACTCGGTGAGCAGGGCGACGCATCCGGCGATCGAGGCGCACATGCCGATGCTGCTCGGCGGCGCGGTGCCGGACCGTATGCGCTGGAGCTTCGACGTGCTGGTCAACGGCATCACGCGGACCCCGGTCCCGGCCCCGGCCGACCGAGCGGACTGA